TACGGGTTGCTGTTGTGGGTTCGGGACCTGCGGGTTCATGCGCTGCCGAAACCCTAGCTAAAGCTGGGATTGAAACCTATTTGTTTGAGCGCAAGTTAGATAACGCCAAACCTTGTGGGGGAGCTATTCCCCTGTGCATGGTGAGTGAGTTTGACTTACCTCCGGCAATTATTGACCGTCGGGTACGGAAGATGAAAATGATTTCTCCTTCTAATCGTGAAGTTGATATCAATCTGATAAATGAAGAAGAATATATAGGAATGTGCCGCCGAGAAGTGCTGGATGGTTTCTTGCGGGACCGGGCGGCAAAATTAGGGGCAAATTTAATTAACGCCACTGTTCATAAAGTTGATATTCCTGGGAACAATACCGACCCCTATACCATTCACTACGTTGACCATACAGGAGACGGGGCGCAAGGCGTTACCAAAACCCTGAAGGTGGATTTAATCGTGGGTGCTGACGGGGCAAATTCCCGCGTTGCCAAGGATATGGGTGCTGGAGATTACAATTATGCGATCGCCTTCCAAGAACGCATTCGTCTTCCCCAAGACAAAATGGACTATTACAACGACCTCGCCGAAATGTACGTTGGCGATGATGTTTCCACCGACTTCTACGCTTGGGTATTCCCCAAACACGATCACGTAGCCGTCGGTACTGGCACAATGCACATCAACAAAGCCAGAATCAAACAATTTCAAACTGGTATTCGCGCCCGTGCTTCAGAAAAACTCGCCGGCGGTGAAATCATCAAAATAGAAGCACACCCCATCCCTGAACATCCCCGCCCCCGTCGCGTTGTCGGTCGCATAGCCTTGGTAGGAGATGCTGCTGGTTATGTTACCAAGTCCTCTGGGGAAGGTATCTACTTCGCTGCTAAATCTGGCAGAATGTGCGCTGAAGCCATTGTGGAAGCCGCTAACGGTGGGGCGCGGATTCCCACAGAACGAGACCTCAAAGTGTACATCAAGCGTTGGGATAAGAAATACGGACTCACCTACAAAGTGTTAGACATTCTTCAAAACGTCTTCTACCGTTCCGATGCTACCCGGGAAGCATTTGTAGAAATGTGTGATGACATGGATGTACAAAAGCTAACTTTTGATAGTTATCTCTATAAAACTGTA
The DNA window shown above is from Anabaena sp. WA102 and carries:
- the chlP gene encoding geranylgeranyl reductase translates to MTLRVAVVGSGPAGSCAAETLAKAGIETYLFERKLDNAKPCGGAIPLCMVSEFDLPPAIIDRRVRKMKMISPSNREVDINLINEEEYIGMCRREVLDGFLRDRAAKLGANLINATVHKVDIPGNNTDPYTIHYVDHTGDGAQGVTKTLKVDLIVGADGANSRVAKDMGAGDYNYAIAFQERIRLPQDKMDYYNDLAEMYVGDDVSTDFYAWVFPKHDHVAVGTGTMHINKARIKQFQTGIRARASEKLAGGEIIKIEAHPIPEHPRPRRVVGRIALVGDAAGYVTKSSGEGIYFAAKSGRMCAEAIVEAANGGARIPTERDLKVYIKRWDKKYGLTYKVLDILQNVFYRSDATREAFVEMCDDMDVQKLTFDSYLYKTVVPANPFTQLKITAKTIGSLIRGNALAP